A window from uncultured Desulfobacter sp. encodes these proteins:
- a CDS encoding thiolase family protein codes for MKEAYIVQSVRTPGCKQKKGMFSQTRPEELISFIMKEAVERTANLTPEDIDDVMLGCAFPEAEQGLNLGRIAAKMAGFPDKVSGATVNRFCASGLEAIALASVRVSAGWSDVCIGAGCESMTFVPMGGNVPRPHPEYSRTNPEMYVSMGITAENVAERYNVSREDQDSFAAQSQSKAMAARDGGKFTEIIPTPAYRYVEQAGGTYKKESFIVEHDDGIRASTPEGLAKLGAVFKAGGSVTAGNSSQTTDGAAATIVVSKEKCDALGLTPIARLVGYTTVGCKSDEMGVGPKYAIPAVLKQVGLTIDDIDIYEINEAFAAQAVHCIRELGLEKYMDRINIHGGAIALGHPLGCTGAKLTATCIANLKEVGGKYGIVSMCVGGGMGAAAVFEKL; via the coding sequence ATGAAAGAAGCATATATAGTACAATCCGTAAGGACCCCGGGCTGCAAGCAAAAGAAAGGCATGTTCAGCCAGACCCGGCCCGAAGAGTTGATTTCCTTTATTATGAAAGAAGCGGTTGAACGGACCGCCAACCTGACACCCGAAGATATTGACGATGTCATGCTGGGTTGCGCCTTTCCCGAAGCGGAACAGGGCCTGAACCTGGGGCGGATTGCGGCTAAAATGGCAGGCTTTCCCGACAAGGTCTCCGGGGCGACAGTGAACCGGTTCTGTGCATCTGGCCTTGAAGCCATCGCCCTGGCCTCCGTGCGGGTCTCTGCGGGTTGGTCGGATGTCTGCATCGGTGCTGGCTGCGAGTCCATGACCTTTGTTCCCATGGGAGGTAACGTTCCCCGGCCGCATCCGGAATATTCACGAACCAACCCCGAAATGTACGTCTCCATGGGGATCACCGCGGAAAACGTGGCCGAGCGCTACAACGTGTCCCGGGAAGATCAGGACAGCTTTGCCGCCCAGTCCCAGTCCAAGGCCATGGCAGCCAGAGACGGGGGGAAGTTTACGGAAATTATCCCCACCCCGGCCTACAGATATGTTGAGCAGGCGGGCGGGACGTATAAAAAAGAGTCATTTATTGTTGAACATGACGACGGAATCCGGGCCTCCACACCCGAAGGGCTCGCCAAGCTTGGCGCGGTGTTCAAAGCGGGAGGTTCCGTAACCGCCGGAAATTCGTCCCAGACCACGGACGGGGCAGCAGCCACTATTGTTGTCTCCAAGGAAAAGTGTGATGCCCTGGGTCTGACCCCCATTGCCAGGCTGGTTGGATATACCACAGTGGGCTGCAAGTCCGATGAAATGGGCGTAGGCCCCAAATATGCCATACCGGCCGTTCTTAAACAGGTTGGGCTGACCATTGATGATATCGATATTTATGAAATCAATGAAGCCTTTGCCGCCCAGGCTGTTCACTGTATCCGGGAACTCGGTCTTGAAAAATACATGGACAGAATCAACATTCACGGCGGTGCCATTGCCCTTGGCCATCCTTTGGGGTGCACCGGTGCCAAACTGACCGCCACATGCATTGCCAACCTCAAAGAGGTCGGCGGCAAGTATGGGATTGTTTCCATGTGCGTGGGCGGCGGAATGGGTGCCGCCGCTGTGTTTGAAAAACTTTAA
- a CDS encoding 3-hydroxyacyl-CoA dehydrogenase NAD-binding domain-containing protein: protein MVRKIRKAAVIGSGIMGGGIAALLSGAGVDVLLLDIVPFDLTEEEKKDPAARNRIVQAGMNAALASNPSLFFNKKDASRISTGNLDDDIEKLSECDWIVEVVVENLKIKRALFEKVAKVRKKGTIITSNTSGIPLKDMSEGFSQEFKEHFMGTHFFNPVRYMHLLELIPGEQTKPDVMDFLARFGEKNLGKGIVWAKDTPNFVGNRIGVQGIGACIQFMREDNMTIPEVDALLGPALGRPKTAIFKTTDLVGIDTMLHVAKNSYELCKDDEQRDTLILPEFITTMVDKKMLGNKTQGGFYKTELTPEWKKVRKVLNVDTLEYEDLERPTFPCLDQARKKATLEEKISCVLKGDDKGAQFAWKCQANAFQYAAGRVPEIADTIVEIDNAMKWGYNFQMGPFETWDAYGVKEAVERMTDEGLDVPANVTQMLAKGVKSFYKLENGIRYYFDFVSGEYKTVPVSKNMVSIAAAKGNNKTVFENASASLVDIGDDVFCLEFHTKMNAINAELVDSIGKALDYVEENGAGLVIGNEAGGMPGAFSAGADLSFVSKLCHEKKYAEIDAFLAKGQAGIQRAKYAPFPVVAAPYGMVLGGGCETCLGADRIVAHTELFMGLVEIGVGLLPAGGGCMNLWKKYVDALPGKTVKEVELAKLFVPAFMKIAMAAVSMSAAQARDHGFLGLADRIVMNRDSLVGEAKKEVLKMVDDGYVPPMKKKIRVMGNAGQGMVNAELFNYLNGKFMSEYDAFLARRIAYVVSGGDVNEGSEITEEAILKLEREAFVDFCKEEKTIARIDHMLKTGKPLRN from the coding sequence ATGGTAAGAAAAATCAGGAAAGCAGCAGTGATCGGGTCCGGAATAATGGGTGGCGGAATTGCCGCCCTTCTTTCCGGTGCCGGTGTTGATGTGCTGCTGCTGGACATTGTACCGTTTGATTTGACCGAAGAAGAAAAAAAAGATCCTGCGGCAAGAAACCGCATTGTGCAGGCCGGTATGAACGCTGCCCTGGCCAGCAACCCCTCTCTATTTTTCAACAAAAAAGACGCCTCGCGCATCAGTACGGGAAACCTGGATGATGACATTGAAAAATTGTCGGAATGCGACTGGATTGTCGAAGTGGTTGTGGAAAATCTGAAGATCAAAAGGGCGCTGTTCGAAAAGGTTGCCAAGGTCAGAAAAAAAGGCACCATTATTACCAGCAATACCTCCGGCATTCCGCTTAAGGATATGAGTGAAGGGTTTTCCCAGGAGTTCAAAGAACACTTCATGGGCACCCATTTTTTTAACCCGGTACGCTACATGCATCTGCTTGAATTGATTCCCGGCGAGCAGACCAAACCCGACGTGATGGATTTTCTTGCCCGGTTTGGTGAAAAAAATCTGGGTAAGGGCATTGTCTGGGCCAAGGATACCCCGAATTTTGTGGGCAATAGAATCGGTGTTCAGGGCATTGGTGCCTGCATTCAATTCATGCGTGAAGACAACATGACCATTCCCGAAGTGGATGCCCTGCTCGGACCGGCCCTGGGTCGACCCAAAACCGCAATTTTCAAAACCACGGACCTGGTCGGCATTGACACCATGCTCCATGTGGCAAAAAATTCATATGAGCTGTGCAAGGACGACGAACAGCGCGACACGCTGATCCTGCCTGAATTTATCACTACAATGGTCGATAAAAAAATGCTGGGCAACAAAACCCAGGGCGGTTTTTACAAGACTGAACTGACCCCGGAGTGGAAAAAAGTTCGCAAAGTCCTCAATGTTGACACCCTGGAATACGAAGACCTTGAGCGGCCCACCTTTCCCTGCCTGGATCAGGCCAGGAAAAAGGCCACGTTGGAAGAGAAGATCTCCTGCGTGCTCAAAGGCGATGACAAAGGCGCCCAATTTGCCTGGAAATGCCAGGCCAATGCCTTCCAGTATGCGGCCGGCCGGGTGCCTGAGATTGCCGATACCATCGTCGAAATAGATAATGCCATGAAATGGGGCTACAATTTTCAGATGGGGCCTTTTGAGACCTGGGATGCCTATGGTGTTAAAGAGGCTGTTGAGCGAATGACCGACGAAGGTCTTGATGTCCCGGCCAATGTGACGCAGATGCTGGCCAAGGGCGTAAAGTCTTTTTACAAGCTTGAAAACGGTATCCGCTACTACTTTGATTTTGTCTCCGGCGAATACAAAACGGTTCCGGTGTCTAAAAATATGGTTTCCATTGCTGCCGCCAAAGGCAACAATAAAACCGTATTCGAAAATGCGTCTGCATCATTGGTGGACATTGGAGACGATGTCTTCTGCCTTGAATTTCACACCAAAATGAATGCCATCAATGCTGAACTTGTTGATTCCATCGGCAAAGCCCTTGATTATGTAGAAGAAAACGGAGCCGGTCTTGTTATCGGAAACGAAGCCGGCGGCATGCCCGGTGCGTTTTCTGCCGGCGCAGACCTTTCCTTTGTATCTAAACTGTGCCATGAAAAAAAATATGCTGAAATTGATGCATTCCTGGCAAAAGGACAGGCCGGCATCCAGAGAGCCAAATACGCTCCCTTCCCCGTAGTTGCCGCACCTTACGGCATGGTGTTAGGTGGCGGCTGCGAAACCTGCCTGGGCGCGGACCGTATTGTCGCCCATACCGAATTGTTCATGGGGCTGGTGGAGATCGGCGTGGGCCTGCTGCCCGCCGGCGGCGGCTGCATGAACCTGTGGAAAAAATATGTGGATGCCCTGCCGGGCAAAACCGTCAAAGAGGTGGAACTGGCCAAATTATTCGTTCCGGCATTCATGAAAATCGCCATGGCCGCCGTATCCATGTCAGCGGCCCAGGCCCGGGATCACGGGTTCCTCGGCCTTGCCGACCGGATTGTCATGAACCGTGACAGTCTTGTGGGTGAAGCCAAGAAAGAAGTGCTTAAAATGGTGGATGACGGATATGTTCCCCCGATGAAAAAGAAGATCAGGGTGATGGGGAATGCCGGTCAGGGCATGGTCAATGCGGAACTGTTCAATTACCTTAACGGCAAATTCATGAGCGAATATGATGCCTTTTTGGCCAGACGTATTGCCTATGTCGTCAGCGGCGGTGATGTCAACGAGGGCAGTGAGATTACCGAAGAAGCCATCCTTAAACTTGAACGAGAGGCCTTTGTGGACTTCTGTAAAGAGGAAAAAACCATCGCCAGAATCGACCATATGCTAAAGACCGGGAAACCCCTTAGAAATTAG
- a CDS encoding phenyltransferase domain-containing protein gives MHPINAKLHANSPLNFDSVARMIADLQRENGDIPWHTGGKTDPWDLVESVMGLNIAGLHNQAMAALDWLAGLQNEDGSWYSSYMDSIPEDRTTESHMACYLAVGLFHQFLIKRDKTDLEKFWQIMSKGISFALELQADTGEIYWARSPEGKVDPMSLLSGSSSIFLSLKCALSIAALLGRARPEWADAFKKLGNSIRENIVTYNVSKSRFSMYWFYPILSGALQGPRATARMDRYWHKYIIEGQGCRCVSDQPWVTIAETCELVLALHAMGRRQKAGIVFSWILNRVFEDQTFWCGYTYPDMVVWPEDKISWTNAVVLMAADALYGLTPGAKVFDHEAWEGASFKY, from the coding sequence ATGCACCCGATAAATGCAAAACTGCACGCCAATTCGCCTCTGAACTTCGACTCAGTTGCCCGTATGATCGCCGATCTTCAAAGGGAGAATGGAGATATCCCCTGGCACACCGGCGGGAAAACCGACCCCTGGGATCTTGTGGAATCCGTCATGGGACTGAATATTGCAGGGCTTCACAACCAGGCAATGGCCGCCCTGGACTGGCTGGCCGGTCTCCAGAATGAAGACGGCTCCTGGTATTCATCCTATATGGATTCCATCCCTGAGGACCGTACCACCGAAAGCCACATGGCCTGTTACCTGGCCGTGGGTCTGTTTCACCAGTTTCTAATTAAAAGGGATAAAACGGACCTTGAAAAATTCTGGCAGATCATGTCAAAAGGTATTTCATTTGCACTGGAGCTCCAGGCAGACACGGGAGAAATCTACTGGGCAAGAAGTCCCGAAGGCAAGGTTGACCCCATGTCTCTTTTGTCCGGGTCCTCTTCCATATTCTTGAGTCTGAAATGCGCCCTTTCCATCGCTGCTCTTTTGGGCCGCGCCCGCCCGGAATGGGCGGATGCATTTAAAAAGCTCGGCAACTCCATCAGAGAAAATATTGTGACATACAACGTGTCAAAATCCAGATTTTCCATGTACTGGTTTTACCCGATCCTGTCCGGTGCATTGCAGGGCCCCCGTGCAACGGCGCGCATGGACAGATACTGGCACAAATATATCATTGAGGGCCAGGGATGCCGGTGTGTGTCGGACCAGCCCTGGGTGACCATTGCCGAAACATGTGAACTGGTCCTTGCGCTTCACGCCATGGGACGACGGCAAAAGGCCGGGATCGTTTTTTCCTGGATTCTCAACCGGGTGTTTGAGGATCAAACCTTCTGGTGCGGATATACCTATCCGGATATGGTGGTCTGGCCCGAAGACAAGATCTCCTGGACCAATGCCGTGGTGCTGATGGCTGCCGATGCCCTGTACGGTCTGACGCCGGGGGCCAAGGTGTTTGATCATGAAGCCTGGGAAGGCGCTTCATTTAAATATTAA
- a CDS encoding acyltransferase: MIRDRRPYYIKQAWYRFQNFYVRRYLVPHLSALGPHPFIIKPWYIELFGGPISIGSHVTLLGCPDKRTRLTVWSEKKEIDGICIGDHVLISPGVRISAANSIHIADSCMIASHAYITDSDWHGIYDRSLPPPTVSKVALEENVWIGDSAIVCKGVCIGKNSIIGAGAVVTSDIPANVVAAGNPARVVRKLDPGRKIITRKDRYGDTDKMTAVLETAEKDCLEGNTLLSWIRSLIAPGKDY; the protein is encoded by the coding sequence ATGATCAGAGATAGGCGTCCATACTACATTAAACAGGCCTGGTACCGGTTCCAGAATTTTTATGTCCGCCGGTATCTTGTGCCCCATCTCAGCGCCCTGGGGCCCCATCCGTTCATTATTAAACCCTGGTATATCGAATTGTTCGGGGGCCCTATCTCCATCGGCAGCCATGTGACCCTGCTGGGTTGCCCGGACAAAAGGACCCGGTTGACGGTGTGGTCCGAAAAAAAAGAGATTGACGGGATCTGTATCGGGGATCATGTGCTCATCTCTCCGGGGGTGCGGATCTCGGCAGCCAACTCCATTCATATTGCAGACTCGTGCATGATTGCCAGCCATGCCTATATTACCGATTCAGACTGGCACGGCATCTACGATCGATCATTGCCGCCGCCAACCGTCTCAAAGGTGGCGCTTGAAGAGAATGTATGGATCGGAGATTCCGCTATTGTATGCAAGGGCGTCTGCATCGGAAAAAATTCCATTATCGGGGCAGGCGCCGTCGTCACCAGCGATATTCCGGCCAATGTTGTGGCCGCGGGTAACCCGGCCAGGGTGGTCCGCAAACTTGATCCTGGCCGGAAAATCATCACCCGCAAAGACCGGTACGGCGATACCGACAAAATGACAGCTGTTCTGGAGACGGCTGAAAAGGACTGCCTGGAAGGAAATACGCTTTTAAGCTGGATTCGCAGCCTTATCGCCCCCGGCAAGGATTATTAA
- a CDS encoding ATP-binding protein, protein MKTYTKILLPTLPLICFFLAATIAITYHFSRTALLDLGDAWLATRLNMAMDVAREQEKVLHDYGLESIPASIDKAKQDATARIQNITIGNKGYVFIVDRSGAIIFHPNKYLNDTDLGREKWFSSLTVQGGRRIIELSGERLLVRFGYFSPWEWYVLAADPTEEVYGAINRMQPYLYGLFLAIAVVISLVLMFFTARLTRPLKELLVGTQAFGKGNLDTRINIQSDDEFGLLAKEFNRMAFRLQDSLYALKQNKEHFRALIENANDMIWILDREGVFRYVSPSTFRILGYQPEALLGRSVRDFIHPQEEEELSERFSLRVADLIQTYPTAIRFRHEADYWCILECMSKNLMEHPTIKGMVINARDITKRKQAEQALNLYHQELENRVQERTRDLQAANEALNNEIQIRRQKEAELEQASRVKSEFLANVSHEIRTPLNAIIGFSELLKTMITEPQQAGYLSAINTAGTNLSDLINDILSLSRLEAGKLEINLKPVLLETLFNEIYRLFKIKLNTKNLDFFIELPEHDTSALALDEMRLRQVIINLVGNALKFTEFGTISLKAQIRTSRKTGGTSADLIIQVADTGIGICENHQAKIFDAFEQASAGISRKFGGTGLGLAICKQLTELMGGTLSVSSKPEQGSTFTIFLPGVKRYHTHSCSPVEADKCAWTRMQFGKDRILVVDDQREIRFMLREILEKINLDVIEAADGFQAIEHAKAQKPDLIFIDLKMPEITGVETAARLKADPEVVHIPICLMTAGMTLWSDHELEARGFACAIVKPIAIDSLMAVLTRFLRPVDDTAERSVVLSCLDTLDKGRLPGEFLDRLRKDIVPHMPPIGQALKISDLQRFAVRITETGKAFKIDAFKIFGQELSQLSKTFDIEKIQAYLEYLTQTIDRLV, encoded by the coding sequence ATGAAAACCTACACCAAAATTCTGCTTCCCACCCTCCCGCTTATCTGTTTTTTTCTGGCGGCAACCATTGCGATCACGTACCATTTTTCCCGGACAGCCCTTCTTGATCTTGGGGATGCCTGGCTTGCCACACGCCTGAATATGGCCATGGATGTCGCCCGGGAGCAGGAAAAAGTGCTTCATGACTACGGCCTGGAAAGTATTCCTGCAAGCATTGACAAGGCAAAACAGGATGCAACAGCCCGTATCCAAAATATCACCATCGGAAATAAAGGGTATGTTTTCATCGTGGACCGCAGCGGGGCGATTATCTTTCATCCCAATAAATATCTGAATGATACGGACCTGGGCCGGGAAAAATGGTTCTCCTCTCTAACAGTTCAAGGGGGGCGACGAATCATAGAACTTTCAGGGGAACGCCTTCTTGTACGATTTGGTTATTTTTCTCCTTGGGAATGGTACGTTCTGGCGGCAGATCCTACGGAGGAGGTGTACGGTGCTATCAACCGGATGCAGCCCTATCTGTATGGCTTGTTTCTTGCCATCGCCGTTGTTATCTCTTTGGTTCTGATGTTTTTTACTGCGCGCCTGACCCGCCCGCTCAAGGAACTGCTTGTAGGGACCCAGGCCTTTGGCAAAGGCAATCTGGATACCCGGATCAATATTCAGTCCGACGATGAATTCGGCCTCCTGGCAAAAGAATTCAACCGAATGGCGTTCAGGCTTCAGGACAGCCTTTATGCATTAAAACAAAATAAAGAGCACTTCAGGGCGTTAATTGAAAATGCCAACGATATGATCTGGATTCTTGATCGGGAAGGGGTCTTTCGTTACGTCAGTCCCTCCACATTCCGGATTCTTGGATACCAGCCCGAAGCTCTTCTGGGCAGAAGCGTTAGGGATTTTATACACCCTCAGGAAGAAGAGGAACTCTCCGAAAGATTTAGCCTCAGGGTGGCGGATTTGATCCAGACATATCCAACCGCCATACGATTCAGGCACGAGGCCGATTACTGGTGTATCCTTGAATGTATGTCCAAAAATCTCATGGAGCATCCCACCATCAAGGGAATGGTGATTAACGCCAGGGACATTACCAAGCGCAAGCAGGCGGAACAGGCGCTCAATCTGTATCACCAGGAGTTGGAGAACCGGGTACAAGAACGAACCAGAGACCTTCAGGCAGCCAACGAAGCCCTGAATAACGAAATCCAGATCCGCAGACAAAAAGAAGCGGAACTCGAGCAGGCAAGCCGGGTAAAAAGCGAATTCCTGGCCAATGTGAGCCATGAAATCCGGACACCGTTGAATGCAATTATAGGGTTCAGCGAATTGTTGAAAACAATGATTACTGAACCCCAGCAGGCCGGTTACCTTTCAGCCATCAATACAGCAGGGACAAACCTTTCCGACCTGATAAACGACATACTTAGCCTGTCCCGGCTGGAGGCTGGAAAGCTGGAAATCAACTTGAAACCCGTTCTTTTAGAGACGTTGTTTAATGAAATATACCGGCTGTTCAAAATAAAATTGAACACAAAAAATCTGGATTTTTTCATTGAACTGCCCGAACATGACACAAGCGCCCTGGCACTGGATGAAATGCGTTTGCGCCAGGTCATTATCAATCTGGTGGGCAATGCCCTGAAGTTCACGGAATTCGGCACGATTTCCCTGAAGGCACAAATCCGCACCAGCCGTAAAACCGGGGGAACTTCCGCAGATCTTATTATCCAGGTGGCAGACACGGGCATCGGTATTTGCGAGAACCATCAAGCTAAAATCTTTGATGCCTTTGAACAGGCCTCGGCTGGAATAAGCCGGAAATTTGGCGGCACCGGGCTGGGGCTTGCCATATGCAAACAGCTGACCGAACTTATGGGCGGCACGCTTTCCGTATCCAGCAAACCGGAGCAGGGCAGCACATTTACCATATTCCTGCCGGGTGTTAAACGATATCACACGCACAGTTGCTCTCCGGTGGAAGCTGACAAATGCGCATGGACCCGCATGCAGTTCGGCAAAGATCGGATCCTTGTTGTTGATGATCAGCGGGAGATCCGGTTTATGCTCCGGGAAATTTTGGAAAAGATTAATCTGGACGTCATTGAGGCGGCGGACGGTTTCCAGGCCATTGAGCATGCCAAGGCACAGAAACCTGACTTGATCTTCATTGATTTGAAAATGCCTGAAATTACTGGTGTGGAGACCGCAGCCCGTTTGAAAGCCGACCCCGAGGTTGTCCATATTCCCATATGCCTGATGACCGCGGGCATGACCTTGTGGTCCGACCATGAACTTGAGGCCCGGGGATTTGCCTGTGCCATTGTCAAGCCCATCGCCATCGATAGTCTGATGGCCGTTTTAACGCGGTTTCTCCGTCCGGTGGATGATACCGCGGAACGTTCTGTTGTGTTAAGTTGCCTGGATACACTGGATAAAGGGCGTCTGCCCGGCGAATTTTTGGACAGATTGCGCAAGGATATTGTCCCCCATATGCCGCCAATCGGCCAGGCGTTGAAAATATCCGATCTCCAGCGATTTGCCGTGAGAATCACTGAAACCGGAAAAGCGTTTAAAATTGATGCGTTTAAAATATTTGGACAAGAGCTTTCCCAGCTGTCCAAAACCTTTGACATTGAAAAGATTCAGGCGTACCTTGAGTATCTTACCCAGACCATCGACCGGCTGGTTTAA
- a CDS encoding DUF2868 domain-containing protein: protein MILPLKDIIDLDFLLGLDEGRETVDTNAIAARDRDIFRRIKDGDRLDDAGLIAGWLEHRRLLFSQETGKGGPGAKLPGALFDSFYLWITKWIFACGLAAGGLCAYSFLAYHGSRPVNVTLFVAVFILMPALLCLAAALVGFHQFRAGASGSGWTGALHRMSMRLFIDRFMGRMQKWAAPVQTHFPQFSKDANDLLHLDTRSFRSILFWPVFISLSLGALGFSTGALGGTFFRIMVTDLAFGWQSTLLTSGESVHRLVTWIALPWSWAMPDIFVPTLEQVEGSRIILKEGIVGLASEHLAAWWPFLCMGMLVYGLIPRMVLVGLGRTARTIALARFDLSRPGYQRLLMRMRSPRMGMDIKETGGSRAQFRAPLPRPEPEPEPVKEKVEKPVVMPKPDTIVKPSVPEPKPKPAPEPQPKVEPRPKPEPVPEPEPRPPVVSDIPEVKEKTPGALVLGSARGLEENDVEQIRTGLEQQFGLHVATTLGIHFDFDEDRDQIAAGVKDLGKVPLIILQEVWQPPIRGLLYYFVQLREAFSDFPIWIVMIQTMEQAEKDVASSDVNFQVWKSAVNQLNDPMIVIERWVAA, encoded by the coding sequence ATGATTTTACCGCTTAAAGATATTATTGATCTCGACTTTCTCCTGGGGCTGGATGAGGGCCGGGAAACTGTCGATACCAACGCCATAGCTGCCCGGGACAGGGATATTTTCCGCCGGATTAAAGATGGCGACCGCCTGGATGATGCCGGGCTGATTGCAGGATGGCTGGAACACCGGCGTCTGCTGTTTTCCCAGGAGACCGGCAAGGGAGGTCCCGGGGCCAAACTACCCGGAGCGCTGTTTGATTCTTTCTACCTCTGGATCACCAAGTGGATATTTGCCTGCGGGCTGGCCGCCGGAGGGTTATGCGCCTATTCATTTCTGGCCTACCATGGCAGCCGGCCTGTGAATGTGACCCTGTTCGTGGCTGTGTTTATTCTTATGCCGGCCCTGCTTTGCCTGGCGGCGGCATTGGTGGGATTCCACCAGTTCCGGGCCGGGGCTTCCGGGTCGGGATGGACCGGCGCGCTGCACCGGATGTCCATGCGGCTTTTCATTGATAGATTCATGGGACGGATGCAGAAATGGGCCGCGCCCGTTCAAACGCATTTTCCTCAATTTTCCAAAGATGCCAATGACCTGCTGCACCTGGATACCCGCTCTTTTCGAAGTATTTTGTTCTGGCCGGTGTTTATTTCGCTCTCTTTAGGGGCACTGGGATTTTCCACCGGAGCGCTTGGCGGCACGTTTTTCAGAATTATGGTTACGGACCTGGCCTTTGGCTGGCAGTCCACGCTTTTGACATCCGGAGAGAGCGTGCATCGCCTGGTTACCTGGATTGCATTGCCCTGGTCCTGGGCCATGCCGGATATTTTTGTGCCGACCCTTGAACAGGTTGAAGGCAGCCGGATTATTCTCAAGGAGGGTATTGTTGGACTGGCCAGCGAACATCTGGCGGCGTGGTGGCCGTTTTTATGCATGGGAATGCTGGTGTATGGGCTTATTCCGCGCATGGTGTTAGTGGGATTGGGCCGCACGGCCAGAACGATTGCCCTTGCCCGATTTGACCTCTCCCGCCCCGGGTACCAGCGGCTGCTCATGCGGATGCGCTCCCCCCGCATGGGTATGGATATTAAAGAGACCGGGGGCTCCCGGGCACAATTCAGAGCGCCTTTACCCAGACCGGAACCCGAGCCCGAACCTGTGAAGGAAAAAGTGGAAAAACCGGTTGTTATGCCGAAGCCCGATACGATTGTAAAGCCATCAGTGCCTGAACCGAAGCCAAAGCCCGCGCCTGAGCCACAACCAAAAGTAGAACCAAGGCCAAAACCGGAACCTGTGCCGGAGCCGGAACCCCGCCCCCCGGTTGTATCTGATATCCCCGAGGTAAAAGAAAAAACACCGGGGGCACTTGTGCTTGGATCGGCCAGGGGCCTTGAGGAAAATGACGTGGAACAGATCCGGACCGGCCTGGAACAGCAGTTTGGTCTCCATGTCGCCACAACCCTGGGCATCCATTTTGATTTTGATGAAGACCGGGACCAGATCGCAGCCGGTGTCAAGGATTTGGGCAAGGTGCCTTTGATCATACTCCAGGAGGTCTGGCAACCGCCCATCCGGGGCCTGCTCTACTATTTTGTTCAACTCCGTGAAGCTTTTTCTGACTTCCCCATATGGATTGTCATGATCCAGACAATGGAGCAGGCAGAAAAAGATGTGGCGTCTTCTGATGTGAATTTTCAGGTATGGAAGAGTGCCGTAAATCAGCTCAACGATCCCATGATCGTCATCGAAAGGTGGGTGGCCGCATGA